A genomic window from Prunus persica cultivar Lovell chromosome G2, Prunus_persica_NCBIv2, whole genome shotgun sequence includes:
- the LOC18786150 gene encoding cell number regulator 6, whose amino-acid sequence MADGNPQSRYVKLTREQEAPTEDINPGELNQPIQIPQLSVDKCAECGQPLPERYQPPADEDWTTGIFGCAEDPESCWTGLFCPCVLFGRNVETIREDIPWNNACVCHAMCVEGGIAVAAVTGFFHGLDPKTSVLICETLLFAWWMCAIYTGLFRQSLQKKYHLKDSPCDPCLVHCCMHWCALCQEHREMRNHLSDNTSNTMTLVAPPPVQEMNSGENKDAASSSESTGHEHNDAASSAESSDHKNTNMELALQPV is encoded by the exons ATGGCTGATGGAAATCCCCAATCGAGGTACGTGAAGCTGACGAGGGAACAAGAAGCGCCAACGGAAGATATCAACCCTGGAGAGCTCAACCAACCCATTCAAATTCCTCAG TTAAGTGTTGATAAATGTGCGGAATGTGGGCAACCACTGCCTGAAAGATACCAACCCCCAGCCGATGAAGATTGGACAACTGGGATATTTGGCTGTGCTGAAGATCCTGAGAGTT GCTGGACTGGACTTTTCTGTCCATGTGTGCTGTTTGGGCGTAATGTTGAAACAATACGAGAAGATATTCCCTGGAACAATGCCTGTGTTTGCCATGCCATGTGTGTTGAAGGAGGAATTGCAGTTGCAGCAGTAACAGGATTCTTTCATGGTCTTGATCCTAAGACTTCGGTTCTCATCTGTGAGACATTGCTATTTGCCTGGTGGATGTGTGCAATCTACACAGGTCTGTTTAGGCAGTCATTGCAAAAGAAGTATCATCTCAAG GATTCACCCTGTGATCCATGCCTGGTGCACTGCTGCATGCACTGGTGTGCTTTGTGTCAAGAGCACAGGGAGATGAGGAACCACCTATCTGATAATACTTCCAATACGATGACCCTTGTTGCCCCTCCACCAGTTCAAGAGATGAACTCTGGAGAGAACAAGGATGCTGCTTCGTCTTCGGAGTCTACGGGTCATGAACACAATGATGCTGCTTCGTCTGCAGAGTCTTCTGATCATAAAAACACCAATATGGAGTTGGCCCTGCAGCCTGTGTAG